From Pseudomonas fluorescens:
CCCATCGCCCACGATGAGCGTTCGGCCTTTCAGCCTGCCAGCGGCACGCCATCGACGGACAATCTCCGACTTGCCCTTCGACGAGCTGAGCAGCGGAGAAGGGCGCGTGAGCAGGACGCGTTTGCCCGCCCACAAGAACTGGTTGGCCGCCACATTTTGGTGGGCGATACCCCATTCACGGGCCGTGGGTACGATCCACTCCGTGTAGCCGCCGGAAATGATATGCAGCCCTACACCGTCTTCTCGCAGCCGGCCAAGGGTTTCCAGCAATACGGCCGGGATGCTGCGAATGGCCTTTTCCACATACTGGTCGATGTGATGGGCACGCACATGGGTTGCCACGCTCATCAGCTTCAACAATTCTCCGATACTTGCTTTGCCGCTCAATGCTTTGGGGGCAATTCGCGCGATCCGGTCAAGCCGCTCGGCACTGTCCGGATGGTCGTGGAGAGCGGCTTTAAGCACTTCCACCGTGCTTTCGTGGTCGACCAAGGTGTAATCGAAATCAAAGATGATGTCGACGTCGTTGCCCATGCTCATCGCGTTGCTCGTTTGTCAGTGCTGCGGTAGGTGTATTTGTCGTCCCGGGTCCAGTGACAGGCGGCAATGGCTAAATGTTCGGCGATGCTTTGCTGAATCTGATCGGCAAACGCTTGATCGCTCTGATGTGCCGTGCGCACTTGTGGCGCCAGGTAGCTCATCTCGAACTCAATGCGCGGCATTGCCAGAAGACGCAGGAACTTCATCAGGCCTGAGGCGTGCAGCGGGTTGGCGGTCAAGCCGAACGGCACATTCAAGCGCAGGGCCAGCGGTACCACGGGCAGCCCGCGATTGAGCATTTCCGGGCGGAACCGGAACAGACCATGGCCATTGTTGATGGTCGTCTCGGGTGTGGTGTAGAGCGCAGTGCCGCTGGGCCTGCGACGAAATTCGCGGATGCGTCTGGCGAGCATTTTCTTGTCGCTGACTTTCCAGAACGTGCCACCGGAACATTTGAAGAGCAGGAAAGCGGTTGCGGCACCGAGGGGGCTGTCGGAGTTGGCTACCATGATGGTCGCTGAGGGCATGGCCAGCACTGGAAAATGATCGAATACACTGATGTGGTTGGCGGCGACGATGCAACCATCGGTATGCGCCGCGACTTGTTTCGGGGACATTTTGCATGTGATTTTCACGCCCAGGATGAACAACAGTACGCGGTACATGAGTTGTTTGGCCGCTACGGGTAAAGGCCAGGCGATCAAGCTGATAAACACCACGGCCTGCAGACGGTTCAAGACAAGTGCGCAGCCCAGCGGCAGGTAAAGCCAGCGCCACAGGGCGCGACCCTTCCAGACCTGAGCGGTGCATAGGTCGGCAACTGAAGGGGAGTGGCAGGTGTTTTTTTCATTGGGCAAGGTCGGGTCTCTCTGAAAGGCAGGGGGCGTCATCAAGCCGGAGCGTGGCTGCGGGTCAGGCGGCGGGAGAATCGGTCGATACGTGCGCGATTCAATGGGCTTATTTCCATGAACCGTTCACGGGTCAGGTCGACTTTCAAATGCGGGCCGAAGGGTGTTTCCATGACAGTCCCGCTGATTTCCGGCAAATGCAGAAAGGCGCGGTTCATCTCCAGGGCGCGGTGATGCTTGATGTTGGTCAGGGTGTAGATCTGATCAAAGCCCAGTTTCAGGAAACCATGCTCCAAGGCCAGATGAATAGCCGTGAAGGGATAGGGGCTGCCCCAGTATTTTTTGAGAAAACGGTTGCCGAAGTTGATGCCGTATTCTTTTTCGGCAAACCCGGCATAACCGATGAAGGGCGAATCCAGGCCCAGGCTTACGGCCCAGCGTGACCAGCCTTGCTGGGCTATTTCCTGCTGGAAACGTGCGATTTCTGCAGCGGCCGTGTCTCGGTTGCGCGTGGTTCCTGCCGATATGTATTGCATGGTCTGCGGATCACCGAGGAGTTCAGCGTAACCCTCGATGTCGTCTTGGTCCCAGGTTCTGAGATATACGTTGTAAAGGTGGTTCACGTTTTGCCGCATTGGTTGTTTCCTTGCCTCACGACTTTCGTAACGAAGAAGGCGTTAGCTTGTGCCGAAGCGGGAACAACGCGGAGTTGCAAAATCTTTGTGTGTTGTAGGCAACGTTACCTTTCTAGGTAGGGACGATTTCAATCAAACCTCATGCGCGGGCCTGAGCTGGCTTATCATGAGCCTTTCCTGAACACAGGTTCCAAGGCCCGTTCTTATGCTGGCAATTTTCCTCACCACCCTCACCATCACCGCGCCGGTATTCGCCATGCTGTTCCTGGGGGTGCTGCTCAAGCGCATCAACTGGATCAACGACAACTTTATCCACACGGCTTCGTCCCTGGTGTTCAACGTCACCATGCCTGCGCTGCTGTTTCTCGGCATCCTGCACGCCGACCTGCATTCGGCGCTCAAGCCGGGTTTGCTGATCTACTTTGCCGTCGCCACTCTGCTGAGTTTTGCCCTGGCCTGGGGCTGGGCGATTTTTCGCTGCGCGCGCGAAGACCGGGGCATCTACACCCAGGGGGCGTTTCGCGGCAACAATGGGGTGATCGGCCTGGCGCTGGCCGCCAGCATGTACGGCGACTACGGTATTTCCCTGGGGGCAATCCTCGCCGCACTGGTCATCCTGTTCTACAACACCTTGTCGACCATTGTGTTGGCGGTGTACAGCCCAGTGATCAAGTCCGACCCGTGGAGCATCTTCAAGAGTGTGGTGGCCAACCCGCTGATCATCAGCGTGATCGTGGCCGCGCCGTTCGCCTATTTCCAGATTGGCCTGCCAGGCTGGCTGGAAAGATCCATGCAGTACCTGGCGGACACCACCTTGCCGCTGGCCTTGATCTGCATTGGCGGCACCTTGTCCCTGGCGGCGTTGCGCAAGAGCGGCAATATGGCGCTGAGCGCAAGCTTGATGAAAATGGTGTGGCTGCCGGTAGTCGCCACGCTGGGCGCCTGGCTGCTGGGGTTCCGTGGGCCGGAATTAGGGATTCTGTTCCTGTACTTCGGTGCGCCGACCGCTGCGGCGAGCTTCGTGATGGCGAGGGCGGCCGAGGGCAATCATGAGCTGGCGGCGGCGATTATCGTGATCACTACCTTGATGGCGGCAGTGACCACGAATATCGGGATTTTTGTGTTGCAGGCGGGTGGCTGGATCTGAGTTTTTGGGGGGGCTTGCTTGCCAATGCTATCTGGCAGTCACTGCTGGTCGGCCTGATACGCCTCGATGACTTCCTGTGCCGCTCTAAACGCATCAATCGCCGCCGGTACGCCGGCATATACCGCGCAATGCAGCAGCGCTTCGCGGATCTCTTCCACGGTGCAGCCATTGTTCAGCGCGCCGCGCACGTGGCCCTTGAGTTCCTGGGGGCACTTGAGCGCGGTGAGGGCGGCAAGGGTGATCAGGCTGCGTGTCTTCAGCGGCAAGCCTTCGCGGTTCCACACACTGCCCCAGGCATGTTCGTTGACGAAGTCCTGGAGGGGCTGGGTGAATTCGGTGGCATTGCCCAGGGCGCGGTCGACGAACACATCGCCCATCACCTGGCGACGCATTTCAACCCCGGGCTTTTTCTGATCGGTCATTGCGATTCCCTCTTGTGTTGGCGGCGCCAGGCTCGCAGGGTGCTGAACAGCAGGAACACCACCAGCACTGGCAGGACGTAAAACAGCATCAGTTGTTCAAGCTTGTTGGCCAGCGGCATACCGGTGGTGAACGCCATCACATGCAGCCCATACGCCAGGTACAGTCCCAGCAGCACCAGGCCTTCGATGCGGGTCACACGGTAGCCGGTATAAAACACCGGCAGGCACAGCACCACCACGCCGAGCATCACCGGCAGATCGAAATCCAGGGCGTTAGGCGACACCGACAGCGGCGATGGCGCAAGCAGGGCCGTCAGCCCCAATACGCCCAGCAGGTTGAACAGGTTGCTGCCAATCACGTTGCCTACGGCGATATCCCGCTCGCCGCGCAGGGCTGCAATCAGCGAGGTGGCCAGGCACGGCAGGGACGTGCCAACGCCGATCAGTGTCAGGCCGATGATGCGTTCCGACAGTCCCAGGTCACTGGCTACATCCACCGCCGCGCCCAGCAACAGATGCCCGGCCAGTACCAGTACCAGCAGGCCGCCGAACATCAGCAATACACTGCTCAGCCAGGGCGCCTTGGCCACGATGTCCAGCGTGCGCGGACGGCGTGAATGGCGGGTCTGGTAGTGCAGCACGCCGAGGTAGGCCAGCAGGGCGCAGAGCAGCAGCAAACCGTCGAGCGGTGTGAGCTCTTCGTTGGCGGCCAGGGTAAATACCAGCAAGCCGGCGAGGATCATGACCGGGATGTCCAGGCGCACCAGTTGGCGCGAGACCCGCAATGGAATGATCAGCGCCGACAGGCCCAGGGTGACGAGGATATTGAAGATGCTGCTGCCGATGACGCTGCCGACGGCAATATCGGTGTTGCCGGCCAGGGTGGCCTGCAGGCTCACGGTCATCTGCGGTGCGCTGCTGCCGAAGGCGACGATCGTCAGGCCGATAATCAGTGGGCGGACCTTGAGGCTGGCGGCCAGGCGCACAGCGGCACGTACCAGGATTTCGGCGCCGACGATCAGCAGCACCAGGCCGCTGACCAGTTCGAGCAGGCTCCAGGGCGAGAGGGCGGTTAATCCGAAAATGGCCAGGGCTCCGTCGTCAATTGTTCAGGGCTTGCACGCGAACCCGTGCGGTGCCGCTGCTCAGCATGCCCAGTTGTTCGGCCGCCTTGCGTGAAAGATCGATCAAGCGCCCATGGGTATGCGGGCCGCGATCATTGATGCGCACCACCACGGTTCTGTCGTTGTCGAGGTTGGTGACCTTGACCTGGGTGCCAAAGGGCAATTGCCGGTGGGCGGCGGTCAGGGCGTTCTGGTTGAAAGGTTCACCGCTGGCGGTTTTTTTGCCATGGTGCTTGGCGCCGTAATAAGAGGCGGTGCCGGTTTCATCGTAGCCGTTGGGGTTAATGAGGCCGCTGGCGCAGCCGGCCAGCAGGGAAAACAGGGCCAGGAGGCCGAATAGACGCTTCATTTCCAAGGTGCCCCCATTTCGAGTTTGGGGTGAGCTTATGTGGGAGGGGGCTTGCCCCCGATAGCGGAGTGCCAGTCACTGAATGCTTTGACTGAATCACCGCCATCGGGGGCAAGCCCCCTCCCACACAAGCCCGCTCCCACAGGGGTCCGAGTAGAAGTCTCACTCGGACCATTCATCGCAATCAGCCTTCGAGCTTGCTTTTCAGCAGTTCGTTTACCTGCTGCGGGTTGGCCTTGCCCTTGGAGGCTTTCATGGCCTGGCCGACAAAGAAGCCGAACATCTTGCCGCGCTTGGCTTCGTCTGCTGCACGGTACTGCTCGACCTGTTCCGCGTTGGCCGCCAGCATTTCGTCGAGCACGGCCGAGATGGCGCCGCTGTCGGTGACTTGCTTGAGGCCGCGTTTTTCGATGATTTCATCGGCGCTGCCTTCGCCACTGGCCATGGCTTCAAACACTGTCTTGGCGATTTTGCCGGAGATGGTGTTGTCCTTGATGCGCAGCAGCATGCCGCCCAGTTGCTCGGCGGTGACCGGTGCCTCGTCGATTTCCAGGCCCTGCTTGTTCAACAGGCTGCCCAGCTCAACCATCACCCAGTTGGCCGCCAGCTTGGCGTCACCGGCAATGCTCACGACTTTTTCGAAGTAGTTGGCTTGCTCACGGCTGGACGCCAACACGCTGGCATCGTAGACCGACAAGCCGAACTGCTCCTGGAAGCGCTCGCGTTTTTGCTGCGGCAGTTCCGGCAGGGTGGCGCGGATGTCGTTGAGGAACGAGTCTTCCAGTACCACCGGCAACAGGTCCGGGTCAGGGAAGTAACGGTAGTCGTTGGCTTCCTCTTTGCTGCGCATGGCGCGGGTTTCGTCTTTGTTCGGGTCGTACAGGCGGGTTTGCTGGATCACCTTTCCGCCGTCTTCGATCAGGTCGATCTGGCGGCGGACTTCGCTGTTGATCGCCTTCTCGATGAAGCGGAACGAGTTGACGTTCTTGATCTCGCAGCGGGTACCGAACTCGACCTGGCCCTTAGGGCGGATCGATACGTTGCAGTCGCAACGTAGCGAGCCTTCGGCCATGTTGCCGTCGCAGATGCCCAGGTAACGCACCAGCGCGTGGATCGTCTTGACGTAGGCCACGGCTTCCTTGGCGCTGCGCATATCCGGCTCGGAAACGATTTCCAGCAACGGTGTGCCAGCTCGGTTCAGGTCGATACCAGTGGCACCCGGGAATTCTTCGTGCAGGCTTTTGCCGGCGTCTTCCTCGAGGTGGGCACGGGTCACGCCGACACGCTTGATGGTGCCATCTTCCAACGGGATATCCAGGTGGCCCTTGCCGACAATCGGCAGTTCCATCTGGCTGATCTGGTAGCCCTTGGGCAGATCCGGGTAGAAGTAGTTCTTGCGCGCGAACACGTTGTGCTGGCCGATTTCGGCGTCAATCGCCAGGCCGAACATCACCGCCATGCGCACCGCTTCCTGGTTCAGCACCGGCAGTACGCCGGGCATGCCCAGGTCGACCAGGCTGGCCTGGGTATTCGGCTCGGCGCCGAACGTGGTGGCGCTACCGGAGAAAATCTTCGATTGGGTGGCGAGCTGGGTATGAATCTCCAGCCCGATCACGACTTCCCATTGCATAGTGTTCTCCTCAGAAGCCGGTAGGGGTGCGAGTGTGCCAGTCAGTGTTCAACTGGTACTGGTGCGCCACATTGAGCAGGCGGCCTTCCTGGAAATACGGGGCGAGCAATTGCACGCCAACCGGCAGCCCATCGACGAAACCTGCCGGCATGGACAAGCCTGGCAAGCCCGCGAGGTTGGCGGTGATGGTGTAGAGGTCTTCCAGGTATTCGGCGATCGGGTCGCCGGTCTTGGCGCCGATCTTCCAGGCCGGGTTGGGCGTGGTTGGGCCGAGGATGATGTCGACTTCTTCAAACGCCGCCATGAAGTCGTTCTTGATCAGGCGCCGGATTTTCTGCGCCTTGAGGTAGTACGCGTCGTAGTAGCCGGCCGACAGGGCGTAGGCACCGACCATGATCCGGCGTTGCACTTCGACACCGAAACCTTCGCCACGGGAGCGTTTGTACAGGTCGGTGAGGTTCTTCGGGTTCTCGCAGCGATAGCCAAAGCGCACGCCGTCGAAGCGCGACAGGTTGGAGGACGCTTCAGCGGGCGCGATCACGTAGTACGCCGGAATCGCGTGCTGGTTGTTCGGCAGGCTGATTTCCTTGATCACGGCACCGAGCTTTTCCAGCTCCTTGACGCTGTTGTGCACCAATTCGGCGATGCGCGGGTCGAGACCGGCGCTGAAGTATTCCTTCGGCACGCCGATGCGCAGGCCTTTGATCGAGGTATTGAGGCTGGCGCTGTAGTCCGGCACCGGTTCGTCGATGCTGGTGGAATCCTGCGGATCGAAGCCTGCCATGCCTTGTAACAAAATCGCGCAGTCTTCGGCCGTGCGGGCCAGGGGGCCGCCCTGATCCAGGCTGGATGCATAGGCGATCATGCCCCAGCGGGAAACGCGACCATAGGTCGGCTTCAGGCCGGTGAGGTTGGTAAAGGCCGCGGGCTGGCGGATCGAGCCGCCGGTGTCGGTGGCAGTTGCAGCGGGCAGGAAGCGCGCGGCGACCGCGGCAGCCGAACCGCCAGACGAACCGCCCGGGACGTGTTCCAGGTTCCACGGGTTTTTCACCGGGCCGTAATAGCTCGACTCGTTGGCCGAACCCATGGCGAATTCGTCCATGTTGGTCTTGCCCAGGGTCACGGCTCCGGCGGCAGCCAGCTTGGACACCACGGTGGCGTCGTAGGGCGCCTTGAAGTTGTCGAGCATCTTCGAGCCGCAGCTGGTGCGGATGCCTTGGGTGCAGAACAGGTCTTTGTGGGCGATCGGTGCGCCCAGCAGTGCACCATTGTCACCGTTGGCGCGACGCACGTCGGCGGCCTTGGCCTGGCTCAGGGCCAGCTCCTCGGTGAGGCTGATGAAGCTATTGACCTTGGGGTCGAGCTCGGCGATACGCGCCAGCAGGATCTTGGTCAGCTCTTCGGAAGAAAACTTTTTGTCGGCGAGACCGCGGGCGATCTCGGCCAGAGTCATGTGATGCATTGCAGGCTCTTTCCCTATTAGTCGATGACTTTCGGAACCAGGTACAGGCCGTTTTCGACCGCTGGTGC
This genomic window contains:
- a CDS encoding HAD family hydrolase — its product is MSMGNDVDIIFDFDYTLVDHESTVEVLKAALHDHPDSAERLDRIARIAPKALSGKASIGELLKLMSVATHVRAHHIDQYVEKAIRSIPAVLLETLGRLREDGVGLHIISGGYTEWIVPTAREWGIAHQNVAANQFLWAGKRVLLTRPSPLLSSSKGKSEIVRRWRAAGRLKGRTLIVGDGASDFQVYKNGCVDGFVCADYFIEQPLTQLPDNVLRASEPAQVYAHIQTVLGNLQRPPTYSR
- a CDS encoding GNAT family N-acetyltransferase — its product is MRQNVNHLYNVYLRTWDQDDIEGYAELLGDPQTMQYISAGTTRNRDTAAAEIARFQQEIAQQGWSRWAVSLGLDSPFIGYAGFAEKEYGINFGNRFLKKYWGSPYPFTAIHLALEHGFLKLGFDQIYTLTNIKHHRALEMNRAFLHLPEISGTVMETPFGPHLKVDLTRERFMEISPLNRARIDRFSRRLTRSHAPA
- a CDS encoding AEC family transporter, whose product is MLAIFLTTLTITAPVFAMLFLGVLLKRINWINDNFIHTASSLVFNVTMPALLFLGILHADLHSALKPGLLIYFAVATLLSFALAWGWAIFRCAREDRGIYTQGAFRGNNGVIGLALAASMYGDYGISLGAILAALVILFYNTLSTIVLAVYSPVIKSDPWSIFKSVVANPLIISVIVAAPFAYFQIGLPGWLERSMQYLADTTLPLALICIGGTLSLAALRKSGNMALSASLMKMVWLPVVATLGAWLLGFRGPELGILFLYFGAPTAAASFVMARAAEGNHELAAAIIVITTLMAAVTTNIGIFVLQAGGWI
- a CDS encoding carboxymuconolactone decarboxylase family protein, coding for MTDQKKPGVEMRRQVMGDVFVDRALGNATEFTQPLQDFVNEHAWGSVWNREGLPLKTRSLITLAALTALKCPQELKGHVRGALNNGCTVEEIREALLHCAVYAGVPAAIDAFRAAQEVIEAYQADQQ
- a CDS encoding calcium/sodium antiporter — protein: MVSGLVLLIVGAEILVRAAVRLAASLKVRPLIIGLTIVAFGSSAPQMTVSLQATLAGNTDIAVGSVIGSSIFNILVTLGLSALIIPLRVSRQLVRLDIPVMILAGLLVFTLAANEELTPLDGLLLLCALLAYLGVLHYQTRHSRRPRTLDIVAKAPWLSSVLLMFGGLLVLVLAGHLLLGAAVDVASDLGLSERIIGLTLIGVGTSLPCLATSLIAALRGERDIAVGNVIGSNLFNLLGVLGLTALLAPSPLSVSPNALDFDLPVMLGVVVLCLPVFYTGYRVTRIEGLVLLGLYLAYGLHVMAFTTGMPLANKLEQLMLFYVLPVLVVFLLFSTLRAWRRQHKRESQ
- a CDS encoding septal ring lytic transglycosylase RlpA family protein, giving the protein MKRLFGLLALFSLLAGCASGLINPNGYDETGTASYYGAKHHGKKTASGEPFNQNALTAAHRQLPFGTQVKVTNLDNDRTVVVRINDRGPHTHGRLIDLSRKAAEQLGMLSSGTARVRVQALNN
- the gatB gene encoding Asp-tRNA(Asn)/Glu-tRNA(Gln) amidotransferase subunit GatB, with protein sequence MQWEVVIGLEIHTQLATQSKIFSGSATTFGAEPNTQASLVDLGMPGVLPVLNQEAVRMAVMFGLAIDAEIGQHNVFARKNYFYPDLPKGYQISQMELPIVGKGHLDIPLEDGTIKRVGVTRAHLEEDAGKSLHEEFPGATGIDLNRAGTPLLEIVSEPDMRSAKEAVAYVKTIHALVRYLGICDGNMAEGSLRCDCNVSIRPKGQVEFGTRCEIKNVNSFRFIEKAINSEVRRQIDLIEDGGKVIQQTRLYDPNKDETRAMRSKEEANDYRYFPDPDLLPVVLEDSFLNDIRATLPELPQQKRERFQEQFGLSVYDASVLASSREQANYFEKVVSIAGDAKLAANWVMVELGSLLNKQGLEIDEAPVTAEQLGGMLLRIKDNTISGKIAKTVFEAMASGEGSADEIIEKRGLKQVTDSGAISAVLDEMLAANAEQVEQYRAADEAKRGKMFGFFVGQAMKASKGKANPQQVNELLKSKLEG
- the gatA gene encoding Asp-tRNA(Asn)/Glu-tRNA(Gln) amidotransferase subunit GatA, whose amino-acid sequence is MHHMTLAEIARGLADKKFSSEELTKILLARIAELDPKVNSFISLTEELALSQAKAADVRRANGDNGALLGAPIAHKDLFCTQGIRTSCGSKMLDNFKAPYDATVVSKLAAAGAVTLGKTNMDEFAMGSANESSYYGPVKNPWNLEHVPGGSSGGSAAAVAARFLPAATATDTGGSIRQPAAFTNLTGLKPTYGRVSRWGMIAYASSLDQGGPLARTAEDCAILLQGMAGFDPQDSTSIDEPVPDYSASLNTSIKGLRIGVPKEYFSAGLDPRIAELVHNSVKELEKLGAVIKEISLPNNQHAIPAYYVIAPAEASSNLSRFDGVRFGYRCENPKNLTDLYKRSRGEGFGVEVQRRIMVGAYALSAGYYDAYYLKAQKIRRLIKNDFMAAFEEVDIILGPTTPNPAWKIGAKTGDPIAEYLEDLYTITANLAGLPGLSMPAGFVDGLPVGVQLLAPYFQEGRLLNVAHQYQLNTDWHTRTPTGF